In the genome of Corythoichthys intestinalis isolate RoL2023-P3 chromosome 19, ASM3026506v1, whole genome shotgun sequence, one region contains:
- the LOC130907575 gene encoding epoxide hydrolase 1-like, whose amino-acid sequence MFIEVLIGLVVGGVIFLLVFRRRSHVLKTEDGWWGVGPVPDGEQDSNIYPFKVTTSDEELEDLHRRIDQTRAVPSLEDSQFNYGFNSKYLEKVISYWRNDFDWRRQVDKLNQYPHFKTKIEGIDVHYVHVKPKRVPEGTDPIPLIMVHGWPGSFYEFYGAIPLLTEPSDPQNLVFEVVCPSIPGYGYSEAPHKKGFDSICAAHIFHKLMRRLGFQQFYAHGGDWGWLVTTNMAQLEPKTVKGLHVNFAPPSKPGLTITLSILLGRHFPKLFGFTSVDLERLYPCFQKLFVESIKETGYMHIQATKPDTAGRGLNDSPVGLAAYILEKFSTWTSQDFRNLEDGGLTRKFSLDELLTNVMIYWTSGCMIPSMRFYKENFTRLDSPDIKMPVSVPTGFACFPNELMHTPKLWVQQKFHNLLTYTYMARGGHFAAMEEPQLMVEDINNFIQKVEKMKAH is encoded by the exons ATGTTCATAGAAGTTCTGATTGGGCTTGTGGTTGGAGGAGTGATCTTCCTGCTAGTGTTTAGAAGAAGAAGCCATGTTTTGAAAACAGAGGACGGCTGGTGGGGAGTTGGTCCAGTCCCTGATGGCGAGCAAGACTCCAACATTTACCCATTTAAAGTGACCACTAGCGATGAAGAGCTTGAG GACCTTCACAGAAGAATAGACCAAACACGTGCAGTTCCCTCACTAGAAGACAGTCAATTCAATTATGGTTTTAATTCGAAATACCTTGAGAAGGTCATCTCTTACTGGAGGAATGACTTTGACTGGAGGCGACAAGTGGACAAACTCAACCAGTATCCTcacttcaaaaccaaaattgaag gCATTGATGTTCACTATGTGCATGTGAAACCCAAACGGGTGCCAGAAGGGACCGATCCTATTCCTTTAATAATGGTTCATGGCTGGCCTGGCTCCTTCTATGAATTTTATGGGGCAATTCCATTGCTAACAGAGCCATCGGACCCCCAAAACCTTGTGTTTGAGGTGGTGTGCCCGTCCATACCAGGCTATGGCTACTCGGAAGCGCCACATAAAAAAG GTTTTGATTCCATCTGTGCTGCGCACATCTTCCACAAACTGATGAGACGTCTTGGTTTTCAACAGTTCTATGCTCACGGAGGAGACTGGGGCTGGCTCGTCACCACTAACATGGCTCAACTTGAACCCAA GACAGTTAAAGGCTTGCATGTCAACTTCGCGCCACCTTCCAAACCTGGGCTGACCATAACTTTATCAATCCTGCTTGGCCGTCACTTCCCCAAGCTGTTCGGTTTCACCAGCGTGGACCTTGAACGTCTCTACCCATGCTTTCAAAAATTATTTGTGGAGTCCATCAAGGAGACCGGCTACATGCACATCCAGGCCACCAAACCCGACACTGCGG GTCGAGGGCTGAATGATTCACCAGTCGGTCTGGCTGCATACATACTGGAGAAATTCTCCACATGGACAAGTCAAGACTTCAGAAACCTGGAGGATGGAGGTCTCACCAG GAAGTTCTCTCTGGACGAACTGCTGACTAATGTGATGATCTATTGGACGTCTGGATGTATGATTCCCTCAATGAGGTTTTATAAGGAAAACTTCACCCGCCTCGACTCTCCCGACATCAA GATGCCAGTGTCCGTGCCAACTGGGTTCGCATGCTTCCCAAATGAGCTGATGCACACTCCAAAGCTGTGGGTCCAACAGAAATTCCATAACCTTCTCACCTACACATACATGGCTCGTGGGGGTCAttttgcggccatggaagaaccCCAGCTGATGGTTGAGGACATTAACAACTTCATCCAGAAAGTGGAGAAGATGAAAGCACATTAA